The following are from one region of the Streptomyces decoyicus genome:
- a CDS encoding suppressor of fused domain protein: protein MSDVLELVEARLRTTLGEPDARAAVTFLGTDRIEVLRFVDNGVVRYATLGMSAQPMADPTAVLADPLRGPRAELLLSVRAGRVESDKVLRPLAVLAASPQVEGVVVAPGASLDVGEPLWPEAAFTSVLVASPGGLVEDLELDEPREPVRFLPLLPMTPNEAAWKRVHGAEALEKRWLERGTDLRDPLRTGVPLD from the coding sequence ATGTCTGACGTTCTTGAGCTGGTCGAGGCCCGGTTGCGGACAACCCTGGGCGAGCCGGACGCGCGCGCCGCCGTCACCTTCCTCGGCACCGACCGTATCGAGGTCCTCCGCTTCGTGGACAACGGGGTGGTCCGTTACGCCACGCTCGGGATGTCCGCGCAGCCCATGGCCGATCCCACCGCCGTGCTGGCCGACCCCCTGCGGGGCCCGCGCGCCGAACTCCTGCTGTCCGTAAGGGCCGGCCGCGTGGAGAGCGACAAGGTGCTCAGGCCGCTCGCCGTGCTTGCCGCGTCGCCGCAGGTCGAGGGGGTGGTCGTGGCTCCCGGTGCCTCGCTGGACGTGGGGGAGCCGCTGTGGCCGGAGGCGGCTTTCACCTCGGTCCTGGTCGCGTCGCCCGGGGGACTCGTCGAGGACCTCGAACTCGACGAGCCGAGGGAGCCGGTCCGGTTCCTGCCGCTGCTGCCGATGACGCCCAACGAGGCCGCCTGGAAGCGGGTGCACGGCGCCGAGGCCCTGGAGAAGCGCTGGCTGGAGCGCGGCACGGATCTGCGCGACCCGCTGCGTACGGGCGTACCGCTCGACTGA
- a CDS encoding MFS transporter: MSGTKSSGHGRADDPFEEGGTSLLRQPKAVWATAGASVVAFMGIGLVDPILPSIAQGLHATNSQVSLLFTSYFLITAVAMLVTGFVSSRIGGRKTLLAGLALVVVFAALSGMSGSVGELVGFRAGWGLGNALFVSTSLAVIVGAAAGGSAAAILLYESALGLGMACGPLLGAVLGDMKWRYPFFGTAVLMAIGFLAITAFLKEQPKPATKTSLLDPVKALGHGGLASAAVSAFFYNYAFFTVLAFTPFVLNMSPYKSGGVFFAWGVLLAVFSVIVAPRLQHRFGTLKVLGASLLLLAADLLVLGYGDHTTAVVCTVASGAFIGLNNTVFTELALGVSDAPRPVASAGYNFVRWFAAAAAPFLAPKIEEWTDIHIPFVIAAAAAAVGAAIVALRRRALTLDAEEREPQHAMEDGVAVFAD, from the coding sequence ATGAGCGGCACGAAGAGCAGCGGCCACGGCCGCGCGGACGATCCGTTCGAGGAGGGCGGCACGTCCCTCCTGCGCCAGCCGAAGGCCGTATGGGCCACGGCGGGCGCCTCGGTCGTGGCCTTCATGGGCATCGGCCTCGTCGACCCGATCCTCCCCTCGATCGCCCAGGGCCTGCACGCCACCAACAGCCAGGTCTCCCTCCTCTTCACCTCCTACTTCCTGATCACCGCCGTCGCGATGCTGGTCACCGGATTCGTCTCCAGCCGTATCGGCGGCCGGAAGACGCTGCTGGCCGGACTGGCACTGGTGGTGGTCTTCGCCGCGCTCTCCGGCATGTCGGGGTCGGTCGGCGAACTCGTCGGCTTCCGGGCCGGCTGGGGCCTGGGCAACGCCCTGTTCGTCTCCACCTCGTTGGCGGTCATCGTGGGCGCCGCGGCCGGCGGGAGCGCGGCGGCGATCCTGCTCTACGAGTCCGCGCTGGGGCTCGGGATGGCCTGCGGCCCGCTGCTCGGCGCGGTCCTCGGCGACATGAAGTGGCGCTACCCCTTCTTCGGCACCGCCGTCCTGATGGCCATCGGCTTCCTCGCCATCACGGCCTTCCTCAAGGAGCAGCCCAAGCCGGCGACCAAGACCTCGCTCCTCGACCCGGTCAAGGCGCTCGGCCACGGCGGCCTGGCCTCCGCCGCCGTCTCCGCGTTCTTCTACAACTACGCGTTCTTCACGGTGCTGGCCTTCACCCCGTTCGTGCTGAACATGTCGCCGTACAAGTCCGGTGGCGTCTTCTTCGCCTGGGGCGTGCTGCTCGCGGTGTTCTCGGTGATCGTGGCACCCCGGCTCCAGCACCGCTTCGGCACGCTCAAGGTATTGGGCGCCTCGCTGCTGCTGCTCGCCGCCGACCTGCTCGTGCTGGGCTACGGCGACCACACCACCGCCGTCGTCTGCACGGTCGCGTCCGGCGCCTTCATCGGCCTGAACAACACCGTCTTCACGGAACTGGCCCTGGGCGTCTCGGACGCGCCGCGTCCGGTGGCGAGCGCCGGCTACAACTTCGTGCGGTGGTTCGCGGCGGCGGCCGCGCCGTTCCTCGCGCCCAAGATCGAGGAGTGGACCGACATCCACATCCCGTTCGTGATCGCGGCCGCGGCGGCGGCGGTCGGCGCCGCCATCGTCGCCCTCCGGCGCCGGGCACTGACCCTCGACGCCGAGGAACGGGAGCCGCAGCACGCCATGGAGGACGGGGTGGCCGTCTTCGCCGACTGA
- a CDS encoding DUF6758 family protein → MRGEPSCPKCGGRVRAPGLFSDTWQCTLHGTVHPLQPVVPPSVEALGVVVHRAQVPVWMPWPLPVGWLFTGVACAGDDRSGGRATAVACTGPGPLGGPGELLLIAEELGVGLGARYAGIDGPDPGPHMCVDKPPHAKVLAAGRPTPLWHVDDVPPDRAVFAGEARGLWLWAIAWPAQSGLLLYDELVLTDLREAGAEVDLLPCGAISPRILG, encoded by the coding sequence ATGAGGGGCGAACCCAGTTGCCCGAAGTGCGGAGGCCGGGTACGGGCGCCCGGTCTCTTCTCCGACACCTGGCAGTGCACGCTGCACGGCACCGTGCACCCACTCCAGCCCGTGGTCCCGCCGAGCGTCGAGGCGCTCGGTGTGGTGGTGCACCGCGCTCAGGTGCCCGTATGGATGCCCTGGCCGCTGCCGGTGGGCTGGCTGTTCACGGGCGTGGCCTGCGCCGGCGACGACCGCAGCGGCGGCCGCGCGACCGCGGTGGCCTGCACGGGCCCCGGACCGCTCGGCGGCCCCGGTGAACTGCTGCTGATCGCCGAGGAACTGGGCGTCGGGCTCGGCGCGCGCTATGCCGGTATCGACGGCCCCGACCCGGGTCCCCATATGTGCGTGGACAAACCGCCGCACGCCAAGGTGCTCGCGGCCGGCCGCCCGACCCCGTTGTGGCATGTCGACGATGTGCCGCCGGACCGTGCGGTCTTCGCGGGCGAGGCCCGCGGGCTGTGGCTCTGGGCGATCGCCTGGCCCGCGCAGTCGGGGCTGCTGCTGTACGACGAACTGGTGCTGACGGATCTGCGGGAGGCGGGCGCCGAGGTGGATCTGCTGCCGTGCGGGGCGATCTCGCCGCGGATTCTGGGCTGA
- a CDS encoding PHP domain-containing protein, with translation MRIDLHTHSTASDGTDTPAELVRGAAAAGLDVVALTDHDTVGGHAEARAALPAGLTLVTGAELSCRIDGVSLHMLAYLFDPEEPELARERELVRDDRVPRAQGMVAKLRELGVPITWEQVARVAGDGAVGRPHIATALVDLGLIDTVSDAFTSEWLANDGRAYVQKHELDPFDAIRLVKAAGGVTVFAHPLAVKRGSCVPESAIAELAAAGLDGIEVDHMDHDAPTRARLRGLAADLGLLATGSSDYHGSRKTCRLGEYTTDPEIYGEIVRRATGAFPVPGTGG, from the coding sequence GTGCGCATCGATCTGCACACCCACTCCACGGCGTCGGACGGTACGGACACCCCCGCCGAGCTGGTGCGAGGCGCCGCGGCCGCGGGGCTGGACGTCGTCGCGCTCACCGACCACGACACCGTCGGCGGGCATGCCGAGGCGCGTGCCGCGCTGCCCGCGGGGCTGACGCTGGTCACCGGCGCCGAACTCTCCTGCCGGATCGACGGGGTGAGCCTGCACATGCTCGCCTACCTCTTCGACCCCGAGGAGCCGGAACTCGCCCGGGAGCGGGAGCTGGTGCGCGACGACCGGGTGCCGCGGGCCCAGGGCATGGTCGCCAAGCTGCGCGAGCTCGGTGTGCCGATCACCTGGGAGCAGGTCGCCCGGGTCGCCGGGGACGGCGCCGTGGGACGGCCGCACATCGCCACCGCCCTCGTCGACCTGGGTCTGATCGATACCGTCTCGGACGCCTTCACCTCCGAGTGGCTCGCCAACGACGGCCGGGCGTACGTACAGAAGCACGAGCTCGACCCGTTCGACGCGATCCGGCTGGTCAAGGCCGCGGGCGGGGTCACCGTCTTCGCGCATCCGCTGGCCGTCAAGCGCGGCTCCTGTGTACCGGAGAGCGCGATCGCCGAACTGGCCGCGGCCGGCCTCGACGGCATCGAGGTCGACCACATGGACCACGACGCCCCGACCCGCGCGCGGCTGCGCGGCCTGGCCGCCGACCTCGGCCTGCTGGCCACCGGTTCCAGCGACTACCACGGCAGCCGCAAGACCTGCCGCCTCGGCGAATACACCACCGACCCGGAGATCTACGGCGAGATCGTGCGCCGCGCGACCGGCGCCTTCCCCGTTCCCGGCACGGGCGGCTGA
- a CDS encoding MarC family protein, whose translation MFDIAVFSTLFVTLFVIMDPPGITPIFLGLTSGRPAKVQRRMAWQAATVAFCVIAVFGLFGRQILGRLHISTPALMIAGGLLLLLVALDLLTGKSEEPTQTKDVNVALVPLGMPLLAGPGAIVSVILAVQHAHGVAAHVSVWTAIAAIHVVLYLVMRFSLVIIRVIKDGGVVLVTRLAGMMLSALAVQQIINGVLQVIQGA comes from the coding sequence GTGTTCGACATCGCTGTCTTCAGTACGCTCTTCGTCACTCTCTTCGTGATCATGGACCCACCGGGTATCACCCCGATCTTCCTGGGCCTGACCTCCGGCCGGCCGGCCAAGGTGCAGCGCCGGATGGCCTGGCAGGCGGCCACCGTCGCCTTCTGCGTCATCGCCGTCTTCGGCCTCTTCGGCCGGCAGATCCTGGGGCGGCTGCACATCTCGACGCCCGCGTTGATGATCGCGGGCGGACTGCTGCTCCTGCTGGTCGCGCTGGACCTGCTGACCGGGAAGTCGGAGGAGCCGACCCAGACCAAGGACGTCAATGTGGCGCTGGTGCCGCTGGGCATGCCGCTGCTGGCCGGGCCCGGCGCGATCGTGTCGGTGATCCTCGCGGTGCAGCATGCGCACGGGGTGGCCGCGCACGTCTCCGTCTGGACGGCGATCGCGGCGATCCACGTGGTGCTCTATCTGGTGATGCGGTTCTCGCTGGTGATCATCCGCGTGATCAAGGACGGCGGCGTGGTCCTGGTGACGCGGCTGGCGGGCATGATGCTCTCCGCGCTCGCCGTGCAGCAGATCATCAACGGCGTGCTCCAGGTGATCCAGGGAGCCTGA
- a CDS encoding NYN domain-containing protein — MNDVRPTGPTDLTALAAGIERTNELLTRVLAEVATTPSTHAAFVDAGYVYAAAGRLVAGTEDRKAFDLDAEGIIEAFIDKARMIFPDSRLLRVYWYDGARRRIHTQEQQRIAELPDVKVRLGNLNANNQQKGVDSLIRSDLESLARHRAISDAVLIGGDEDLVSAVEAAQGYGARVHLWGIEASGGRNQAEPLLWEVDSARTFDLEFCKPYVTRRVGVEYSEQTAGEGPAPSREEVRFVGAQVAAQWLSERGREWVAGLLPGHPYLPGAVDQELLTAAEALLRHSLRSHADLRRVLRDGFWDHVQGQY; from the coding sequence ATGAACGACGTCCGGCCCACGGGCCCCACCGACCTCACCGCGCTCGCCGCCGGGATCGAGCGCACCAACGAGCTGCTCACCCGGGTGCTCGCCGAGGTCGCCACCACCCCGTCCACCCATGCGGCCTTCGTGGACGCGGGCTATGTCTACGCCGCGGCGGGTCGGCTGGTCGCCGGCACGGAGGACCGCAAGGCCTTCGACCTCGACGCCGAAGGGATCATCGAGGCCTTCATCGACAAGGCCCGGATGATCTTCCCGGACAGCCGGCTGCTGCGCGTCTACTGGTACGACGGCGCCCGCCGCCGGATCCACACCCAGGAGCAGCAGCGGATCGCCGAGCTGCCCGATGTGAAGGTCAGGCTCGGCAACCTCAACGCCAACAACCAGCAAAAGGGCGTCGACTCCCTGATCCGCTCGGATCTGGAGTCGCTGGCCCGGCACCGCGCGATCAGCGATGCGGTGCTCATCGGCGGGGACGAGGACCTGGTCTCCGCCGTGGAGGCGGCGCAGGGCTACGGCGCCCGGGTGCACCTGTGGGGCATCGAGGCCTCGGGCGGGCGCAATCAGGCCGAGCCGCTGCTGTGGGAGGTCGACAGTGCGCGCACCTTCGACCTGGAGTTCTGCAAGCCGTACGTCACCCGGCGGGTCGGCGTCGAATACAGCGAGCAGACGGCGGGCGAGGGGCCTGCGCCCAGCCGCGAAGAGGTCCGCTTCGTCGGCGCACAGGTCGCCGCGCAGTGGCTGTCGGAACGGGGCCGCGAGTGGGTGGCCGGGCTGCTGCCCGGCCACCCGTATCTGCCCGGCGCCGTCGACCAGGAACTTCTCACCGCCGCGGAGGCGCTGCTGCGGCACTCCCTGCGCAGCCATGCCGATCTGCGGCGGGTCCTGCGCGACGGCTTCTGGGACCACGTCCAGGGGCAGTACTAG
- a CDS encoding SRPBCC family protein — MTENPATPPAGAEDGPHGIALTRTFDARRELVFEAWTTPEHFAYWFGGELEVPVDRMAMDARPGGVWSLVMRTPDGGELPFSGVYREVAVPERLEFTLKDASAPSGTEGEIVRVTLTDLGDRTEMAFRQLGGNLTSEQYRQAEAGWAGFFDRLGELLARA, encoded by the coding sequence ATGACCGAGAATCCGGCGACTCCCCCGGCCGGCGCCGAGGACGGCCCGCACGGCATCGCGCTCACCCGGACCTTCGACGCCCGCCGCGAGCTGGTCTTCGAGGCCTGGACGACGCCCGAGCACTTCGCGTACTGGTTCGGCGGGGAACTGGAAGTGCCGGTCGACCGGATGGCGATGGACGCCCGGCCGGGCGGGGTGTGGAGTCTGGTCATGCGCACCCCGGACGGCGGTGAGCTGCCGTTCTCCGGTGTCTACCGCGAGGTCGCCGTGCCGGAGCGGCTGGAGTTCACTCTCAAGGACGCGTCCGCGCCGAGCGGCACCGAGGGCGAGATCGTCCGGGTCACCCTGACCGATCTCGGTGACCGTACGGAGATGGCCTTCCGCCAGCTCGGCGGCAACCTCACCTCCGAGCAGTACCGCCAGGCGGAGGCGGGCTGGGCGGGCTTCTTCGACCGTCTCGGCGAGCTGCTGGCGAGGGCCTGA
- a CDS encoding alpha/beta fold hydrolase, which translates to MSRPPSLTLPPCARAYRLDTERGTFAVQDARPDAAPIGTALLVPGFTGSKEDFVALLAPLAAAGFRAVAVDGRGQHESPGPRDERAYAQRELALDVLAQTQALREPDGGPVHLLGHSLGGLVTRAAVLLDSSPFRSLTVLSSGPAAIDPSQQARVRMLIEALGRLDMEGVWQAMRELDPPEAAEATTPPEIGAFLHRRWLNTVPEQLIATGRQMLEEPDRVAELARTGLATHVVSGAVDYAWPVPSMDAMAERLSARRTVIEGAEHSPNAERPEKTAEALAGFWSGVG; encoded by the coding sequence ATGAGCAGGCCGCCCTCCCTCACACTGCCGCCGTGCGCGCGTGCGTACCGACTCGACACCGAGCGCGGCACCTTCGCCGTGCAGGACGCCCGGCCCGATGCCGCGCCGATCGGGACCGCCCTGCTGGTGCCCGGATTCACCGGCAGCAAGGAGGACTTCGTCGCCCTGCTCGCACCGCTCGCCGCTGCCGGGTTCCGGGCGGTCGCGGTGGACGGGCGCGGGCAGCACGAGTCTCCCGGCCCTCGCGATGAACGGGCGTATGCACAAAGGGAGTTGGCGCTTGATGTGCTGGCCCAGACGCAGGCCCTGCGGGAGCCGGACGGCGGGCCGGTGCATCTGCTGGGGCACTCGCTGGGCGGGCTGGTCACCCGGGCCGCGGTGCTGCTCGACTCGTCCCCGTTCCGTTCCCTCACCGTGCTCAGCTCCGGGCCCGCCGCCATCGATCCGTCCCAGCAGGCCCGGGTGCGGATGCTGATCGAGGCGCTCGGCAGGCTCGACATGGAGGGCGTCTGGCAGGCGATGCGCGAACTGGATCCTCCGGAGGCGGCGGAGGCGACGACGCCGCCGGAGATCGGCGCGTTCTTGCACCGTCGTTGGCTGAACACCGTCCCCGAGCAGCTGATCGCGACCGGCCGTCAGATGCTGGAGGAGCCCGACCGGGTGGCCGAGCTGGCCCGTACCGGGCTTGCCACGCATGTCGTCTCCGGAGCCGTCGACTATGCCTGGCCGGTGCCGTCGATGGATGCGATGGCCGAGCGGCTGTCCGCCCGGCGCACCGTCATCGAGGGCGCCGAGCACTCCCCCAACGCCGAACGGCCGGAGAAGACCGCCGAGGCGCTCGCCGGGTTCTGGAGCGGGGTGGGCTGA
- a CDS encoding DEAD/DEAH box helicase, producing MSVGSGPAPPAAHRPARTNPYDGAVRPPSPPHAASHRRGKILSTFRDLGIFPETAEALEAVGIISPFPIQELTLPVALSGNDVIGQAKTGTGKTLGFGLPLLERTTVPADVEAGRARPEQLTDAPQALVVVPTRELCQQVTNDLLTAGKVRNVRVLAIYGGRAYEPQVEALKKGIDVVVGTPGRLLDLAGQKKLNLSQVKSLVLDEADEMLDLGFLPDVEKIIQLLPAKRQTMLFSATMPGQVISLARRYMSQPTHIRATAPDDEGQTVANTTQHIFRAHSMDKPEMVSRILQAEGRGLAMVFCRTKRTAADIADQLARRGFASGAVHGDLGQGAREQALRAFRNGKVDVLVCTDVAARGIDVEGVTHVINYQSPEDEKTYLHRIGRTGRAGAKGTAVTLVDWDDIPRWKLINKALDLAFDEPEETYSTSPHLYEQLNIPAGTKGVLPRTERTRAGLAAEEVEDLGETGGRGRGPRKAAAVVEEERPPRTRTPRQRRRTRGGTPTDDPAAEAPKTGSPAAAESTADAEATGPRQPRRRRRTRGSQTAGAAVVAAPAAEAAEAPAAAVVATEAPAEPAKPRRRRPRITRPEDTGTFQTVEVAASALAAQGAAVGAEAPAVTEPAEAPATPRRRTRSTAKAAAATAPASVTETVTDAAVEAPAKPKRTRKSAAAKAAEAVVDTAEAAVEAPAKPKRTRKAAAAKPAAESAVDTAEAAPAKPKRTRKTTAAAKSTADAPAAEDAPAKLKRTRKSAAAKPAAEATDTAEAKPVRRRTRAKAPAAEATPES from the coding sequence CTGAGCGTTGGCAGTGGTCCCGCCCCACCGGCCGCACACAGGCCGGCCCGTACGAACCCGTACGACGGTGCGGTACGACCCCCTTCGCCGCCTCATGCCGCGTCTCACAGAAGAGGCAAGATTCTGTCTACATTTCGAGACCTCGGGATTTTTCCCGAGACGGCCGAGGCGCTGGAAGCCGTCGGCATCATCTCCCCCTTTCCCATCCAGGAGCTGACGCTCCCCGTCGCCCTCTCCGGCAACGACGTCATCGGCCAGGCCAAGACCGGCACGGGTAAGACCCTGGGCTTCGGCCTGCCGCTCCTCGAGCGCACCACGGTCCCCGCCGATGTCGAGGCGGGCCGCGCGCGGCCCGAGCAGCTGACCGACGCGCCGCAGGCCCTGGTGGTCGTCCCGACCCGCGAGCTGTGCCAGCAGGTCACCAACGATCTGCTCACCGCCGGCAAGGTGCGCAATGTCCGGGTGCTGGCGATCTACGGCGGCCGTGCCTACGAGCCGCAGGTCGAGGCGCTGAAGAAGGGCATCGACGTCGTCGTCGGTACGCCCGGCCGGCTGCTCGACCTCGCGGGCCAGAAGAAGCTCAACCTCTCCCAGGTCAAGAGCCTGGTGCTGGACGAGGCCGACGAGATGCTCGACCTGGGCTTCCTGCCCGACGTCGAGAAGATCATCCAGCTGCTGCCGGCCAAGCGCCAGACGATGCTGTTCTCCGCGACCATGCCCGGCCAGGTCATCTCGCTGGCCCGCCGCTACATGTCGCAGCCCACGCACATCCGCGCCACCGCGCCGGACGACGAGGGCCAGACCGTCGCCAACACCACCCAGCACATCTTCCGCGCCCACTCCATGGACAAGCCGGAGATGGTCTCCCGCATCCTCCAGGCCGAGGGCCGGGGCCTGGCGATGGTTTTCTGCCGTACGAAGCGGACCGCCGCCGATATCGCCGACCAGCTCGCGCGCCGCGGCTTCGCCTCCGGCGCCGTGCACGGCGACCTCGGCCAGGGCGCCCGTGAGCAGGCGCTGCGCGCCTTCCGCAACGGCAAGGTCGACGTCCTGGTCTGCACCGACGTCGCCGCCCGCGGCATCGACGTCGAGGGTGTGACGCACGTCATCAACTACCAGTCCCCCGAGGACGAGAAGACCTACCTGCACCGCATCGGCCGTACGGGCCGCGCGGGCGCCAAGGGCACCGCGGTCACCCTCGTCGACTGGGACGACATCCCGCGCTGGAAGCTGATCAACAAGGCGCTGGACCTGGCGTTCGACGAGCCGGAGGAGACCTACTCCACCTCGCCGCATCTGTACGAGCAGCTGAACATCCCCGCGGGCACCAAGGGTGTGCTGCCGCGCACCGAGCGCACCCGGGCCGGGCTGGCCGCCGAAGAGGTCGAGGACCTCGGCGAGACCGGCGGACGCGGCCGTGGCCCCCGTAAGGCCGCCGCCGTCGTCGAGGAGGAGCGCCCCCCGCGCACCCGCACGCCGCGCCAGCGCCGCCGGACCCGTGGCGGCACGCCGACGGACGACCCCGCCGCCGAGGCCCCGAAGACCGGATCGCCGGCCGCCGCCGAAAGCACCGCGGATGCGGAGGCCACCGGACCGCGTCAGCCGCGCCGGCGTCGCCGTACCCGCGGCAGCCAGACCGCGGGCGCAGCGGTCGTGGCGGCCCCCGCCGCCGAGGCCGCCGAGGCGCCCGCCGCTGCCGTCGTGGCGACCGAGGCGCCGGCCGAGCCCGCCAAGCCGCGCCGTCGCCGTCCCCGGATCACCCGTCCCGAGGACACCGGGACCTTCCAGACCGTCGAGGTCGCCGCGAGCGCGCTCGCGGCGCAGGGCGCGGCGGTCGGCGCCGAGGCCCCGGCCGTGACCGAGCCCGCCGAGGCGCCGGCCACCCCGCGTCGCCGCACCCGCAGCACCGCCAAGGCCGCCGCGGCAACGGCACCGGCCTCCGTGACGGAGACCGTGACGGACGCCGCGGTGGAGGCTCCCGCCAAACCGAAGCGGACCCGCAAGAGCGCTGCCGCCAAGGCCGCCGAGGCCGTGGTGGACACGGCCGAGGCCGCCGTGGAGGCGCCGGCCAAGCCGAAGCGGACCCGTAAGGCCGCCGCAGCCAAGCCGGCCGCCGAGAGCGCCGTCGACACCGCCGAAGCCGCACCGGCCAAGCCCAAGCGGACGCGGAAGACCACGGCTGCCGCGAAGTCCACGGCGGACGCACCCGCCGCGGAGGACGCCCCGGCCAAGTTGAAGCGGACTCGCAAGAGCGCCGCCGCGAAGCCGGCCGCAGAGGCGACGGACACCGCCGAGGCCAAGCCGGTGCGCCGCCGCACCCGCGCCAAGGCTCCCGCCGCCGAGGCGACGCCCGAGAGCTGA
- a CDS encoding ferritin-like fold-containing protein: MGTPDNAAADAQKHTGIAAQNWAQASADPQYRAAVIDLLGALAYGELSAFERLAEDAKLAPTMDDKAELAKMASAEFHHFERLRERLAQIEAEPNEAMEPFAAALDEFHRQTAPSDWLEGLVKAYVGDSIASDFYREVAARLDSDSRGLVLAVLDDTGHASFAVEKVRAAIEAEPRVGGRLALWARRLMGEALSQAQRVVADRDALSTMLVGGVADGFDLAEVGRMFSRITEAHTKRMAALGLAA, from the coding sequence ATGGGAACGCCTGACAACGCCGCGGCTGACGCGCAAAAACACACCGGGATCGCCGCCCAGAACTGGGCGCAGGCATCCGCCGACCCGCAGTACCGGGCCGCCGTGATCGATCTGCTCGGCGCGCTCGCATACGGCGAGCTGTCCGCCTTCGAGCGCCTGGCGGAGGACGCCAAGCTGGCGCCGACGATGGACGACAAGGCCGAGCTGGCCAAGATGGCCTCGGCCGAGTTCCACCACTTCGAGCGGCTGCGGGAGCGGCTCGCGCAGATCGAGGCGGAGCCGAACGAGGCGATGGAGCCGTTCGCGGCCGCCCTCGACGAGTTCCACCGCCAGACCGCACCGTCGGACTGGCTGGAGGGCTTGGTCAAGGCCTATGTCGGCGACTCGATCGCCAGTGACTTCTACCGCGAGGTCGCGGCCCGGCTGGACTCCGACAGCCGTGGTCTGGTGCTGGCCGTGCTCGACGACACCGGGCATGCCTCGTTCGCCGTGGAGAAGGTGCGCGCGGCCATCGAGGCCGAGCCCCGCGTCGGCGGGCGGCTGGCGCTGTGGGCACGCCGCCTGATGGGCGAGGCGCTCTCGCAGGCGCAGCGGGTCGTCGCGGACCGCGACGCGCTCTCCACGATGCTGGTGGGCGGCGTGGCCGACGGCTTCGACCTGGCCGAGGTGGGCCGGATGTTCTCGCGGATCACCGAGGCGCACACCAAGCGGATGGCGGCGCTGGGGCTCGCGGCCTGA
- a CDS encoding DUF3107 domain-containing protein, whose amino-acid sequence MEVKIGVQHAPREIVLESGQSAEEVESAVSDALAGKSQLLSLVDDHGRKVLVPADRLAYVELGEPTARKVGFGAL is encoded by the coding sequence GTGGAGGTCAAGATCGGCGTGCAGCACGCGCCCCGCGAGATCGTTCTGGAGAGCGGGCAGTCTGCCGAAGAGGTGGAGAGCGCGGTGTCCGACGCGCTGGCCGGCAAGTCACAGCTGCTGAGCCTGGTGGACGACCACGGTCGCAAGGTCCTGGTCCCGGCGGACCGGCTGGCCTATGTGGAGCTCGGCGAGCCGACCGCCCGCAAGGTCGGGTTCGGCGCGCTCTGA
- a CDS encoding TetR/AcrR family transcriptional regulator, protein MSAIEQTEAARPRGTRLPRRARRNQLLGAAQEVFVAQGYHAAAMDDIAERAGVSKPVLYQHFPGKLDLYLALLDQHCEALLHSVRAALASTTDNKQRVAATMDAYFAYVEDPGGAFRLVFESDLTNEPAVRERVDKVSLECAEAISAVIAEDTGLSRDESMLLAVGLGGVSQVVARYWLSSESKVPRDTAVQLLTSLTWKGIAGFPLHGSDPH, encoded by the coding sequence GTGAGCGCCATCGAGCAGACCGAGGCGGCGCGCCCGCGGGGCACGCGCCTGCCACGCCGAGCCCGGCGCAACCAGCTTCTGGGCGCTGCCCAGGAAGTTTTTGTCGCACAGGGCTACCACGCGGCTGCGATGGACGACATCGCCGAGCGGGCGGGCGTCAGCAAGCCCGTGCTCTACCAGCACTTCCCGGGCAAGCTGGACCTCTATCTCGCCCTGCTCGACCAGCACTGCGAGGCCCTGCTGCACTCGGTGCGTGCGGCGCTCGCGTCGACGACCGACAACAAGCAGCGGGTCGCCGCGACGATGGACGCCTACTTCGCGTACGTGGAGGACCCGGGCGGCGCCTTCCGACTGGTGTTCGAGTCGGACCTCACCAATGAGCCGGCGGTCCGCGAGCGGGTCGACAAGGTGTCGCTGGAGTGCGCCGAGGCCATAAGCGCGGTGATCGCCGAGGACACCGGCCTGTCGCGGGACGAGTCGATGCTGCTCGCCGTGGGCCTGGGCGGTGTCTCCCAGGTGGTGGCGCGCTACTGGCTGTCCTCGGAGAGCAAGGTCCCGCGGGACACCGCGGTGCAGCTGCTGACCTCCCTCACCTGGAAGGGCATCGCCGGCTTCCCGCTGCACGGCAGCGACCCGCACTGA